Proteins co-encoded in one Acidithiobacillus caldus ATCC 51756 genomic window:
- a CDS encoding TolC family outer membrane protein — translation MSNLRLSLLCAAALCLGSSSVYAEDLLSAYEQAYRTDPALAEARAQLQATLQDKPAARAALLPHLGLGASVGYNTGTFSGFAGLDLSKAYLSDSYSVTLTQSVFDGQSYVALRQADSRIQAQTAALLYTQQQLALRVATAYFKVLEAQSQERIAERQRRLLESIYRQTEAALKVGTGDIVAVREARARLDAARSDRIRARNAVSVAERGLERLTHAPVGHLEDLRPFTAEGPKPDDMDAWVQAAIRDQPLMHEAEAQLRTAQEAVQYQQRARWPKVDLQGIAQHVHGNPFPGFNENQAGVSLNLSMPIYQGGSISSGVQKAQALSVAQVDHVGSVRDRVRLDTQTAFLNLKDSVAQLASAKAAVESAKISLEGTRKGYEVGTRSIIDLLQTATDYIRAEQDYNVALYNQVLARVQLKAAAGQLDLADLSAVNGLLGGGAGTHEHTDSRAAADQKSAAMGD, via the coding sequence ATGTCCAATTTGCGCTTGTCGCTGCTCTGCGCAGCGGCGCTGTGTCTGGGAAGCTCCAGCGTCTACGCTGAGGATCTGCTTTCGGCCTATGAGCAGGCCTACCGCACCGATCCGGCCCTCGCTGAGGCGCGCGCGCAGTTGCAGGCCACGCTTCAGGACAAACCGGCAGCGCGGGCGGCGCTGTTGCCGCACCTCGGGCTGGGGGCGAGCGTGGGCTACAACACGGGCACCTTTTCCGGCTTTGCCGGGCTCGACCTGAGCAAGGCCTATCTGTCGGACAGTTACAGTGTCACCCTCACCCAGTCGGTTTTCGATGGTCAGAGCTATGTGGCCCTGCGTCAAGCCGACAGCCGCATCCAGGCGCAGACGGCGGCACTGCTGTACACGCAGCAGCAGCTGGCCCTGCGCGTGGCCACGGCCTATTTCAAGGTACTGGAGGCGCAGTCCCAGGAGCGTATTGCCGAGCGTCAGCGACGCCTGCTGGAGAGCATCTACCGGCAGACGGAGGCGGCCCTGAAGGTGGGCACCGGCGATATCGTTGCCGTGCGTGAGGCCCGAGCGCGCCTCGATGCAGCGCGGTCGGACCGGATCCGTGCCCGCAATGCGGTGTCCGTCGCCGAGCGCGGCCTGGAGCGCCTCACCCACGCACCCGTTGGTCATCTGGAGGATCTCCGGCCCTTTACCGCCGAAGGTCCGAAGCCGGACGACATGGACGCTTGGGTTCAGGCGGCCATCCGGGATCAGCCGCTGATGCACGAGGCCGAGGCGCAGCTGCGTACGGCCCAGGAAGCGGTGCAGTACCAGCAGCGGGCGCGCTGGCCCAAGGTAGACCTGCAGGGCATCGCGCAGCATGTGCATGGCAATCCCTTTCCGGGATTCAATGAGAATCAGGCGGGGGTGAGCCTCAATCTGTCCATGCCCATTTATCAAGGTGGAAGCATCTCCAGTGGGGTGCAGAAGGCCCAAGCCCTCAGCGTGGCGCAGGTGGATCACGTCGGCAGCGTGCGCGATCGGGTACGGCTGGATACGCAGACGGCTTTCCTCAACCTCAAGGACAGCGTGGCCCAGTTGGCCTCGGCCAAGGCGGCTGTGGAGTCGGCAAAGATTTCCCTGGAGGGTACCCGTAAGGGTTATGAGGTGGGCACGCGCTCCATCATCGACCTCTTGCAGACGGCTACGGACTACATCCGCGCTGAGCAGGACTACAACGTCGCCCTCTACAATCAGGTGCTCGCGCGTGTCCAGTTGAAGGCGGCCGCCGGCCAGCTGGATCTGGCGGATCTCAGTGCCGTGAACGGTCTGCTGGGCGGCGGTGCCGGGACCCACGAGCACACCGATAGCCGGGCGGCTGCCGACCAGAAGAGCGCCGCCATGGGCGATTAG
- a CDS encoding ABC transporter ATP-binding protein — MSAEHAIVCRDVATRFGPHWVHRHLDLEVRAGEILSIVGGSGSGKTTLLRAMVGLVPHVEGEIRILGSSLAQLRGRAAVALRRRWGMLFQQGALFSALTVFENIAFPMREWGGLSERDIRELVSLKLQMVGLRPADAYKLPAELSGGMVKRAALARALALEAEILFLDEPTSGLDPITAADFDDLLRDVHRDVGLTVVMVSHDLDSIAATSDRIAVLSQGKVLTIGSLQEVAEVDDPYVREFFHGERGERVLKALRC, encoded by the coding sequence ATGAGCGCAGAGCACGCCATCGTCTGCCGCGATGTCGCCACCCGTTTCGGTCCCCACTGGGTACACCGGCATCTGGATCTGGAGGTGCGCGCCGGTGAGATCCTGAGTATCGTAGGCGGAAGCGGCAGCGGCAAGACGACACTGCTGCGCGCCATGGTCGGACTCGTCCCCCACGTCGAGGGCGAGATCCGCATCCTCGGATCGTCCCTGGCGCAACTGCGTGGACGGGCAGCCGTGGCGCTGCGCCGGCGCTGGGGGATGCTCTTTCAGCAAGGGGCGCTGTTCAGTGCCCTGACGGTATTCGAGAACATCGCCTTTCCCATGCGCGAGTGGGGAGGACTCAGCGAAAGGGACATTCGTGAACTCGTCAGTCTCAAACTGCAGATGGTAGGCCTGCGCCCGGCGGATGCCTACAAGCTTCCGGCAGAACTTTCCGGGGGTATGGTCAAGCGGGCAGCGCTGGCGCGTGCTCTGGCCCTGGAAGCGGAGATCCTCTTCCTCGACGAACCCACCTCTGGCCTGGACCCCATCACCGCCGCCGATTTCGACGATCTGCTGCGCGACGTCCACCGGGATGTGGGTCTGACGGTGGTCATGGTGAGCCACGACCTGGATAGTATCGCCGCCACCTCCGACCGCATCGCCGTGCTCTCCCAGGGCAAGGTTCTGACCATTGGCTCCCTGCAGGAGGTAGCGGAGGTAGACGATCCCTACGTACGGGAATTCTTCCACGGGGAGCGAGGCGAACGCGTGCTCAAGGCCCTGCGCTGCTGA